The genomic interval ATAATTCCCGAATCCCTTTCACTTTATCATTGTATTTCGTTAGTCTTTTTAGTTTATTTAATACATCCCTGGCTTCATCTCCATCTTTAAGATTTAGTTCATTTGCTTCGGAAATATCATTCAATTCTAATTCCTCCAAATATTCCTGTATTTTGGATTTTATATTTTGCTCGATATTTTCAATACGCTCTCTTTTAAATACATTATTTTGTCCGTTCTGTGCTCTTAGCTTCGTTCCATCAATTCCAACTATTGAAAGAGTTAGTAGATTCATTTTCTTGCAAAAGAATAAAAACTCTTTGAAGATATTTTTTATTCCATCTTTATTATTTTTTCGAAAATCAGCTATTGTCTTAAAATCCGGGGCGAGATTCTTTGTTAACCACCTAAGTTCCTGGTTTCTATTACATTCCTTCTCTAATTTTCTGCTACTTCGGATTCGTTCTATATATCCGTATAAATATATTTTTAGTAAATCATGTGGATTATATGGTGGTTTACCTGTTTCTAACTTTGGAATTTTAAAACCTAATTTTTTAAGATCGAGATTATCAACATAGGCATCAATAACCCTTACCGGACTATCTTCTTTTATGACGTTATCCAAACATTCACTGTATAATACTATCTGTTCTCGAGAAGTTCCTTGTATATAATTCATAGCTGCACCTATAACTCTTTATCGTTATAAGGAAATTTTCTATATACATTACATTCCTGACAAACAAAAAATATTCAATAACGAGACTTTTCACACAGTCTGTGACCGAAGCCGGGAAAGATAGCTGAACGAAGGATATAGGGATTCCGGTCCGGCTTGATGACTTTCTTATCCGCAAGACTTTCCCCTGTTTCCGGTGCTTTAGATGCAATGCTCAAAGCGAGGTCTTTGTAAACTTCGTTATAAATTTTTACATAGGGCTTCTGTTGTTTATTATTATCTCTCGACCACTTATCCACTTCCTCCTGAACATAGCCCTGGAGTTCTCGAAATGCCACCACACCGTCGTTGTTTTCATCGGCTTTTCCTTCCAGTCCGTAAACGAGGTAGCGGGTAAAGACTCCGAAATCAAAGTTCGGATCTTCATAAGAGAAGTAACCTGCTTTGGTGGAGTAAAAGGTGGCGGATACTTCGGCTGCCTTAAATTTTTCCTGCCTTAAGGGATTCTGTGTTGTGCTTTTACTTTCATATACTTTATTCCGGCAGGCATCCAGAATAAGAAGAGTCTTTTTCAGCCTTTTTTCCTTAAACCTTTGCACGATAGATTCGACTTTTAAGGAAGAATTATACTGCTTATCTGAAACAGTATCTACCGTAACCAGGTAGCCCTTTTCATCCATATCTGAAATCCCGTGACCGGAAAAAAAGAAAAGCACCATGTCTTCTTCTGTTGCAAAGCGAAGCACACTATCGAGTTTTTCTTCTATGTTTAAGCGGGTGGGGTAGAGGTTTTTATCCTTACCTTTGGGGTCTACTGCATCGGTCATCAGGTAAACCTCATCAAACTGCCCCTTGGTTTTTAAAACTTCCGCCATTACAATGGCATCGTTTCTGGCCTTGCTTAGATCGCTAATCCCCGCATCCTGATAATCATTGATTCCTATCACGATGGCAAAACGCTTTCCCGCATTGCCTTTCAGCTCTTCGATCTTTGCTTCACTCATGACTTTTAAGCCCTTGGACTTTAAAGCATAGTTGCCGGGAGGACGCTTTTCTTCCGGGACAAGACCGGGGTTCTCTTCTTCTGTTTTTGTAGTTTTATATCCCTCCGCTGTTTCTTTCGAAGGAAGGGATTCGGGAGGAGGCTTTTTCTTGAGAATCTCGATTTCTTTTTCGAGTTTTTGGATTTTGTCCTGAAGTTTTTGAAACTCTTTATATTCAACCGGGCGGGAAAAGAGTTTTAAAAAGGAGAATAGGATATAGAGCAGGGTAATTTTTTTCATAGGGTTATTCTTGAAAGCTGAGTACTCGTTCAAAAAATCGGGGAATACTTATTGAATCGTAGGTGAGCCACCGATGGCTCGCTTGCTTCCCGGAAAAAACGATGGCCTGCTTCGAGGTTCATCTTGAGCGGTTTACAAAAAAGTTCAAGTCTTTTAAAGTGAGAGTCACTCAAAAAATCGGGAACTATTGCAAATCGAACGCAAAACAAGATAAAAATTCTATTTTTTGCTATTTATC from Leptospiraceae bacterium carries:
- a CDS encoding caspase family protein, encoding MKKITLLYILFSFLKLFSRPVEYKEFQKLQDKIQKLEKEIEILKKKPPPESLPSKETAEGYKTTKTEEENPGLVPEEKRPPGNYALKSKGLKVMSEAKIEELKGNAGKRFAIVIGINDYQDAGISDLSKARNDAIVMAEVLKTKGQFDEVYLMTDAVDPKGKDKNLYPTRLNIEEKLDSVLRFATEEDMVLFFFSGHGISDMDEKGYLVTVDTVSDKQYNSSLKVESIVQRFKEKRLKKTLLILDACRNKVYESKSTTQNPLRQEKFKAAEVSATFYSTKAGYFSYEDPNFDFGVFTRYLVYGLEGKADENNDGVVAFRELQGYVQEEVDKWSRDNNKQQKPYVKIYNEVYKDLALSIASKAPETGESLADKKVIKPDRNPYILRSAIFPGFGHRLCEKSRY